In a genomic window of Kitasatospora sp. NBC_00240:
- a CDS encoding DUF917 domain-containing protein → MTRWLTADDFDDLLAGSQLGVFSAANTFPGSISTWVRELMQERGRLSLVGVEEAHTVFDEDADAVTVGGVGSLPANLEIPFRGDEPRIVVERMTRIYGRPFVAIAALNSAGPNALLAVAAACKLGLPLLDCDGQGRVLPLIDQTTYALGGLSPSPLVGVGPWGDLVTIESPRGRVETLTRAAVTAAGGWLFCALYPAPVRDLTRTGIANAISRCVEIGATLRGGSTGPRGQLARRLGGRLIGRGRVLQIEQHSDGGGRTHQPAQPIGILIEDSGPTKSWIRLEVRNEVVLATIDGRIIASTPDTICMLDPIRRRTVDLIDLQLGDVIDVLFLPADPAWHTPEGRKLAGPEAFGLPLGSLKPVL, encoded by the coding sequence ATGACTAGATGGCTGACCGCTGACGACTTCGACGACCTGCTCGCCGGAAGTCAGCTCGGTGTCTTCTCTGCCGCCAACACGTTTCCCGGTTCGATTTCGACGTGGGTCCGCGAGCTGATGCAGGAGCGCGGCCGGCTCTCCCTCGTAGGGGTAGAAGAGGCCCACACCGTCTTCGACGAGGACGCGGACGCAGTCACGGTCGGGGGTGTGGGCTCGCTGCCCGCGAATCTGGAGATACCATTCCGGGGCGACGAGCCGCGCATTGTGGTCGAGAGGATGACGCGAATCTACGGTCGCCCCTTTGTGGCCATTGCCGCATTGAACTCGGCCGGTCCGAACGCGCTGCTGGCGGTTGCGGCAGCGTGCAAGCTTGGTCTGCCATTGTTGGACTGCGACGGTCAGGGAAGAGTGCTGCCGCTAATCGACCAGACCACCTACGCACTCGGCGGTCTCTCGCCCAGTCCCCTGGTCGGTGTGGGACCGTGGGGCGATCTTGTCACCATCGAGTCACCGCGCGGTCGTGTCGAGACGCTCACGCGTGCTGCAGTTACCGCTGCGGGTGGCTGGCTGTTCTGCGCCCTCTACCCCGCACCGGTCAGGGACCTCACCCGCACTGGTATAGCGAACGCCATCTCGCGCTGTGTCGAGATCGGCGCCACGTTGCGCGGTGGGTCCACCGGCCCACGAGGACAACTGGCCCGGCGGCTCGGGGGCCGTCTCATAGGCCGCGGCCGGGTGCTCCAGATCGAACAGCACAGTGACGGTGGGGGCAGGACCCACCAGCCGGCCCAGCCCATCGGCATCCTGATCGAGGACAGTGGCCCCACGAAGTCATGGATCCGGCTGGAGGTACGCAACGAAGTGGTTCTTGCCACGATTGACGGCCGCATCATCGCATCCACCCCAGACACAATCTGCATGCTCGACCCGATCCGCCGCCGCACCGTCGACCTGATCGACCTCCAGCTGGGGGACGTCATCGATGTGCTGTTCCTTCCGGCCGATCCTGCTTGGCACACGCCGGAGGGACGCAAACTGGCAGGTCCGGAAGCCTTCGGCCTGCCCCTCGGATCGCTCAAACCGGTACTGTGA
- a CDS encoding helix-turn-helix domain-containing protein encodes MISAASVITWGELLRSDAMRNTRIPVASALEREVRSVQLISDLEEIHSSRPGTVVVLQLPVARAPWAVEIAVRYAWERGVRCVIAQLDETAAQPVTRLAERLEMPVGFHDGDLPALALQLSALVTHPEALRARLVARCATRLAEQRTVAAGLNVLNQELPGVQVGLHGPQGVLIAGHQTGGADEARVIRVPLAVLDFQSGRELVAVLTWSSATWRETVTRVLEIARTHVIAYEAATRVSLATQNQRERWALDRLLARPTSREPASELGWVTSGRLIGAVLLPVDPGLAGSEQLGLSLRSSWTSRKSDLVPVPYGEGWALWETWDLPDDLQEQEDDDLLRQQRATVTQQLVKRLMRQLGHLHLGVAFCTGVGEPVDGEESLGTTLGQAMLAARAVRTSGRVGVIPFSSLGARVLLTAGSGPNLRRIARDTLAELIEREEGDQLVATLAAYLDCGGSTSRAADRLGVHRNTVTARMERIRRTNLPVDDPDRLLGLHVACYLAELGSVSDVDQAL; translated from the coding sequence ATGATATCCGCAGCAAGTGTGATTACCTGGGGTGAGCTGCTGCGCTCCGACGCGATGCGAAACACCCGGATACCGGTGGCCTCAGCGCTCGAGCGGGAGGTCCGGTCGGTGCAGCTCATCTCGGATCTGGAGGAGATCCACAGCTCCCGCCCAGGCACCGTGGTAGTGCTCCAGCTCCCCGTCGCACGCGCGCCGTGGGCGGTCGAGATCGCGGTCAGGTACGCCTGGGAACGCGGCGTTCGCTGTGTCATCGCACAGCTGGACGAGACTGCAGCACAGCCCGTCACAAGACTGGCAGAGCGTCTGGAGATGCCGGTGGGCTTCCACGACGGCGACCTCCCTGCCCTCGCCCTGCAGCTGTCCGCCCTCGTCACCCACCCCGAGGCGCTACGAGCTCGATTGGTGGCACGGTGCGCCACCCGGCTAGCGGAGCAGCGCACAGTGGCCGCGGGCCTCAACGTCTTGAACCAGGAGTTGCCGGGTGTGCAAGTGGGGCTTCACGGCCCACAGGGCGTGCTGATCGCGGGCCATCAGACCGGAGGGGCGGACGAAGCGCGCGTGATCAGGGTCCCTCTGGCGGTCTTGGACTTCCAGTCCGGTCGTGAGCTCGTCGCTGTGCTCACGTGGAGTTCGGCGACGTGGCGCGAGACGGTGACTCGGGTGCTCGAGATCGCGCGGACACATGTGATCGCCTACGAGGCGGCGACGCGTGTGTCATTGGCGACCCAGAACCAGCGCGAGCGCTGGGCACTCGACCGCCTCCTGGCCAGGCCGACCTCGCGTGAACCGGCCAGTGAGCTTGGTTGGGTGACCAGTGGCAGGCTCATCGGTGCGGTCTTGCTGCCCGTCGACCCCGGCCTGGCCGGAAGCGAGCAGCTGGGTCTGTCCCTGCGGTCATCATGGACGAGCCGTAAGTCTGACCTGGTCCCGGTGCCCTACGGCGAGGGCTGGGCCTTGTGGGAGACGTGGGACCTTCCCGACGATCTCCAAGAGCAGGAGGACGACGACCTGCTCCGCCAGCAACGAGCGACGGTAACCCAGCAACTGGTCAAACGGCTGATGCGCCAGCTGGGCCACCTGCATCTCGGAGTCGCCTTTTGTACCGGAGTCGGTGAGCCCGTCGACGGGGAAGAGAGCCTCGGCACGACGCTCGGACAGGCCATGCTCGCGGCCAGGGCCGTCCGGACATCTGGTCGAGTCGGCGTCATCCCGTTCTCCTCGCTCGGGGCCCGCGTCCTCTTGACGGCTGGATCAGGCCCGAACCTCCGCAGGATCGCACGGGACACCCTCGCAGAACTCATTGAGCGTGAGGAAGGTGATCAGTTGGTCGCCACGCTGGCCGCCTACCTCGACTGCGGGGGATCGACGAGCCGTGCGGCAGATCGCCTCGGCGTCCACCGCAATACCGTGACCGCGCGGATGGAGCGGATTCGCCGCACCAACCTCCCTGTCGATGACCCGGACCGACTCTTGGGGCTGCATGTTGCCTGCTACCTAGCTGAACTAGGGTCCGTTTCAGACGTCGATCAAGCTCTGTGA
- a CDS encoding IS1634 family transposase: MKTTKRENKSGTVRYLHLAHNEWDPVKGRAVPKVLFTFGREDDLDRDAVRRLVASLSRLLEPGEALASTAAGDLEFVSSVPFGGTYVLDHLWRRLRIDRIVGQVGQPKRGRRRDMSVTERVLFSLVANRALAPSSKLAAADWVTHDVHVEGLPATDDDACYRAMDWLHEVTDDLEKRVFDEVANLLNLEVDLLFFDTTSTYFELEEADEPSARDDRGRLLTDDRPTAEEDGGSVEQAGFRTFGKSKDSRDDLPQIVIGMAVTRDGIPVRVWSWPGNTGDQKLIRQVKDDMRDWTLSKIVWVTDRGFSSERNRRYLRRGDHAYIVGEKLRSGSPEVKAALSRQGRYSEITGNMRVKEVRISETERFVICHNPEAATRDQHIREQLVSQLTTLIEGTDKLSDFKRGELRGKLADKPGLNRYLRTTPAGKLRVDTAKIKTEENLDGKYLLRCSDPHLSAEDIALGYKQLLEVERGWRDMKQIIDLRPVYHRLEERIRAHVVLCWLALLLIRIIETTTEETWTTIRRELDRLHLGTFTGPTGLFRQVTTLTKPQTDLLAKLGIPAPKQIIALEPAPR; this comes from the coding sequence GTGAAGACGACGAAACGGGAGAACAAGTCCGGCACGGTCCGGTACCTGCACCTGGCTCACAACGAGTGGGATCCGGTGAAGGGCCGGGCGGTCCCGAAGGTCCTGTTCACGTTCGGCCGCGAGGACGACCTCGACCGGGACGCGGTGAGACGCCTGGTCGCGTCTCTATCGAGGCTGCTGGAGCCGGGTGAGGCACTGGCGTCGACGGCAGCGGGTGACCTGGAGTTCGTTTCGTCGGTCCCGTTCGGCGGCACCTACGTGCTCGATCATCTCTGGCGGAGGCTGAGGATCGACAGGATCGTCGGGCAGGTCGGGCAGCCCAAACGGGGCCGGCGCCGGGACATGTCGGTGACCGAGCGGGTGCTGTTCTCCCTGGTCGCGAACCGGGCCCTGGCTCCGTCGTCGAAGCTGGCCGCCGCGGACTGGGTCACGCACGACGTGCATGTCGAGGGCCTGCCGGCCACCGACGACGATGCCTGCTACCGGGCGATGGACTGGCTCCACGAGGTGACCGACGACCTGGAGAAGCGGGTGTTCGACGAGGTCGCGAACCTCCTCAACCTCGAGGTCGACCTGCTGTTCTTCGACACCACCAGCACCTACTTCGAGCTGGAGGAGGCCGACGAACCCTCCGCCCGCGACGACCGGGGCCGCCTCCTGACGGACGACCGCCCAACCGCCGAGGAGGACGGCGGGTCCGTGGAGCAGGCCGGGTTCCGCACCTTCGGCAAGTCGAAGGACTCCCGCGACGACTTGCCGCAGATCGTGATCGGGATGGCCGTCACGAGGGACGGGATCCCGGTCCGTGTCTGGTCCTGGCCCGGCAACACCGGTGACCAGAAGCTGATCCGGCAGGTCAAGGACGACATGCGGGACTGGACCCTGAGCAAGATCGTGTGGGTCACCGACCGGGGATTCTCCAGCGAACGCAACCGCCGCTACCTCCGCCGGGGCGACCACGCCTACATCGTCGGCGAGAAACTCCGCTCCGGCAGCCCGGAGGTGAAGGCCGCCCTGTCCCGTCAGGGCCGCTACAGCGAAATCACCGGGAACATGCGGGTCAAGGAAGTGCGGATCTCGGAGACCGAACGGTTCGTGATCTGCCACAACCCCGAAGCCGCCACCCGTGACCAGCACATACGCGAACAGCTCGTCTCCCAGCTCACGACCCTGATCGAAGGCACCGACAAGCTCAGCGACTTCAAGCGCGGCGAGCTCCGCGGCAAGCTCGCCGACAAGCCCGGCCTCAACCGCTACCTCCGCACCACCCCGGCCGGCAAGCTCCGCGTCGACACCGCGAAGATCAAGACCGAGGAGAACCTCGACGGCAAGTACCTGCTGCGATGCTCCGACCCGCATCTGTCGGCCGAGGACATCGCCCTCGGCTACAAGCAACTCCTCGAAGTCGAGCGGGGGTGGCGGGACATGAAACAGATCATTGACCTGCGGCCCGTCTATCACCGGCTCGAGGAGCGGATACGCGCACACGTCGTCCTCTGCTGGCTCGCCCTGCTGCTGATCCGCATCATCGAGACCACCACCGAGGAGACCTGGACGACGATCCGCCGCGAGCTCGACCGGCTCCACCTCGGCACATTCACCGGCCCTACCGGCCTGTTCCGACAGGTCACCACCCTCACCAAGCCCCAGACCGACCTCCTGGCCAAGCTCGGCATCCCCGCACCGAAGCAGATCATCGCCCTCGAACCCGCACCCCGCTGA